In Amblyraja radiata isolate CabotCenter1 chromosome 30, sAmbRad1.1.pri, whole genome shotgun sequence, a single window of DNA contains:
- the LOC116989920 gene encoding histone H1-like, protein MESPGVDFSTAATSLLLQSPLPPVPAVPPPPPPLLLPEETDSLDIAVAVKKKRRPYRHRKFGCTVAEQIMRAVAATKERRGLSVAAVKKLLSASGYDLARHNTRVNRAVRTLVSKGSLVQTTGSGASGSVRLGKCPQDVVAAAAAFKLPLGAAARRTVLSRRPAAKKCRRLVARGGGGGKNRRRRSQLKKAGGRHHRKAGGGGGLKKVTARWNTVRARRALAKGRTFRRRAKVEAKVARDSVKPTDLVDEKATLSQNTEPNKC, encoded by the coding sequence ATGGAATCGCCGGGCGTGGACTTTTCCACCGCGGCCACCTCGCTGCTGCTGCAGTCGCCGTTGCCGCCGGTGCcggcggtgccgccgccgccgccgccgctgctgctgcccgaGGAGACGGACTCGCTGGACATCGCGGTGGCGGTGAAGAAGAAGCGCCGGCCGTACCGCCACAGGAAGTTCGGCTGCACCGTGGCCGAGCAGATCATGAGGGCGGTGGCGGCCACCAAGGAGCGGCGGGGGCTGTCGGTGGCGGCCGTCAAGAAGCTGCTGTCGGCCAGCGGCTACGACCTGGCTCGCCACAACACGCGGGTCAACCGCGCCGTCCGCACCCTGGTCAGCAaaggctcgctggtgcagacGACGGGCAGCGGCGCCTCGGGCTCGGTCCGGCTCGGCAAGTGCCCGCAGGAcgtggtggcggcggcggcggcgttcAAGCTGCCGCTGGGGGCGGCTGCTCGCCGGACGGTGTTGTCCAGGAGGCCGGCGGCCAAGAAGTGCAGGAGGCTGGTGGCGAGGGGCGGCGGCGGGGGCAAGAATAGGCGGCGGCGCAGTCAGCTGAAGAAGGCTGGTGGCCGGCACCACAGGAAGGCGGGAGGCGGCGGCGGCTTGAAGAAGGTGACCGCCCGCTGGAATACGGTCCGGGCGAGGAGGGCGCTGGCCAAGGGCCGCACCTTCAGGCGAAGGGCCAAGGTGGAAGCGAAGGTGGCTCGGGACAGCGTCAAACCCACGGACCTGGTGGACGAGAAAGCGACTCTTTCGCAAAACACTGAACCGAACAAGTGCTGA